In one Methylobacterium sp. SyP6R genomic region, the following are encoded:
- a CDS encoding cytochrome P450: protein MTAHPSHVRPAPEGPRPVLARITPPARPLGPWRFLRTVLRNPLEAWPETIYREPHYVSEFLGNSSLFVMAPNLIRRVMVDEADAFEKSEVLRRALSPALGDAILTADGARWRWQRRAAAPIFRAERIRSFVPAMIAAAERTRDALAAAPGTEIDIARTMMRTTFEIIVETMLSGPGGIDAARVERGITDYLESTSWVIALTLLRAPAWMPFPGRARAERAKMYLRDELVRLAAEGRRTGTEGRNDLMSLLLAARDPETGQAMDDRDVADNLLTFVTAGHETTALALTWAFYLLSHHPESEALIAAEVEATTGGGPLRPEHVDALPYTRQVILEAMRLYPPVPVVVRAAIRDVDLDGVPVKSGTPITIPIYAVHRHAGLWDDPERFDPARFSPEAVKARDRYAYLPFAAGPRICIGMGFALSEAVAILAVLVRSLRFSLRPGYEPVLKQRITLRPAEGMPMRVTLR, encoded by the coding sequence ATGACCGCGCATCCGTCCCATGTCCGTCCGGCGCCCGAGGGGCCGCGGCCGGTCCTCGCCCGGATCACGCCGCCGGCCCGGCCGCTCGGGCCGTGGCGCTTCCTGCGCACCGTCCTGCGCAACCCGCTCGAGGCCTGGCCCGAGACGATCTACCGCGAGCCGCACTACGTCTCCGAGTTCCTCGGCAATTCCAGCCTGTTCGTCATGGCCCCGAACCTGATCCGCCGGGTGATGGTGGACGAGGCCGACGCCTTCGAGAAATCCGAGGTCCTGCGCCGCGCCCTCTCGCCGGCCCTCGGCGACGCGATCCTGACCGCCGACGGGGCGCGCTGGCGCTGGCAGCGCCGGGCGGCGGCGCCGATCTTCCGGGCCGAGCGCATCCGCAGCTTCGTGCCGGCGATGATCGCCGCCGCCGAGCGCACCCGCGACGCGCTCGCCGCCGCGCCCGGGACCGAGATCGACATCGCCCGCACGATGATGCGCACCACCTTCGAGATCATCGTCGAGACGATGCTCTCGGGGCCCGGCGGCATCGACGCCGCCCGGGTCGAGCGCGGCATCACCGACTACCTCGAATCGACCAGCTGGGTCATCGCCCTCACGCTCCTGCGGGCGCCGGCCTGGATGCCGTTCCCGGGCCGGGCCCGCGCCGAGCGGGCCAAGATGTACCTGCGCGACGAACTGGTGCGCCTCGCCGCGGAAGGCCGCCGCACCGGCACCGAGGGGCGCAACGACCTGATGAGCCTGCTGCTCGCCGCCCGCGACCCGGAGACCGGCCAGGCGATGGACGACCGCGACGTCGCCGACAACCTGCTCACCTTCGTGACCGCGGGCCACGAGACCACGGCGCTCGCCCTGACCTGGGCGTTCTACCTCCTCTCCCACCATCCGGAGAGCGAGGCGCTGATCGCCGCCGAGGTCGAGGCGACGACCGGGGGCGGTCCGCTGCGTCCCGAGCACGTCGATGCCCTGCCCTATACCCGCCAGGTGATCCTCGAGGCGATGCGGCTCTATCCGCCGGTGCCGGTGGTGGTGCGGGCGGCGATCCGCGACGTCGACCTCGACGGGGTCCCGGTGAAGTCCGGCACGCCGATCACCATCCCGATCTACGCCGTGCACCGCCACGCCGGCCTGTGGGACGACCCCGAGCGTTTCGACCCCGCGCGCTTTTCCCCCGAGGCGGTGAAGGCCCGCGACCGCTACGCCTACCTGCCCTTCGCGGCAGGTCCCCGGATCTGCATCGGCATGGGCTTCGCGCTCTCGGAAGCCGTCGCGATCCTGGCGGTGCTGGTCCGCTCGCTCCGGTTCTCGCTGCGGCCCGGCTACGAGCCGGTGCTCAAGCAGCGCATCACCTTGCGCCCGGCGGAGGGGATGCCGATGCGGGTGACCTTGCGCTGA
- a CDS encoding pyridoxamine 5'-phosphate oxidase family protein produces the protein MTEPPAFYDDLPGCLAEAWRRLEEGAAHRSGFHAPALATIGRDGAPRLRTVVLRGVDRDSRTLRIHCDARSDKAAEIAADPRVALHAYDPAAKIQVRIEGEARLHGQDAVARAAWAASRPMSRVCYGTAPGPGTPLPAGGAYALPEDEAAVDAGFSEFRVIVLTAARLDFLYLARRGHRRALFTWDGEEPAATWLAP, from the coding sequence ATGACCGAGCCGCCTGCGTTCTACGACGACCTCCCGGGCTGCCTCGCCGAGGCCTGGCGCCGGCTGGAAGAGGGGGCGGCACACCGGAGCGGCTTCCACGCGCCGGCGCTGGCCACGATCGGCCGCGACGGTGCCCCGCGCCTGCGCACGGTGGTGTTGCGCGGGGTCGACCGGGACAGCCGCACCTTGCGCATCCATTGCGACGCCCGCTCCGACAAGGCGGCCGAGATCGCCGCCGATCCCCGGGTGGCGCTCCACGCCTACGACCCGGCGGCGAAGATCCAGGTGCGGATCGAGGGAGAGGCCCGCCTGCACGGGCAGGACGCCGTGGCCCGCGCCGCCTGGGCGGCGTCGCGGCCGATGAGCCGGGTCTGCTACGGGACCGCACCGGGCCCCGGGACCCCGTTGCCGGCGGGCGGAGCCTACGCCCTGCCGGAAGACGAGGCGGCCGTGGACGCGGGCTTTTCGGAGTTCCGCGTCATCGTCCTGACGGCGGCCCGGCTCGACTTCCTGTACCTCGCCCGCCGGGGCCACCGGCGGGCGCTGTTTACCTGGGACGGGGAGGAACCGGCGGCGACGTGGCTGGCGCCGTGA
- a CDS encoding gamma-glutamylcyclotransferase yields the protein MQKRSLTLDAASIARAHPHKVAADERGPGCGMALMDETEADARLEAALAERPGDPGTLWLFAYGALMWRPEFPFSERREARVRGWHRRFCLWQRGFRGTPERPGVMLALDRGGQCRGLAYRLAGDDLRAAVRPVWRREMRGRGYQARWLTAETAEGPVPTLAFVADRAGGRYAGRLTDAEIADRIAAACGPIGPSAEYLLNTVAACEAMGIRDRHLFAMQAMVAERLAACDESAAQNSPTPMPGWGRGG from the coding sequence ATGCAAAAACGCTCCCTCACGCTCGACGCCGCATCGATCGCCCGGGCCCATCCGCACAAGGTCGCCGCCGACGAGCGCGGGCCCGGCTGCGGCATGGCGCTGATGGACGAGACCGAGGCCGATGCGCGCCTGGAGGCGGCCCTGGCCGAGCGGCCGGGCGATCCCGGCACCCTGTGGCTCTTCGCCTACGGCGCCCTGATGTGGCGGCCGGAATTCCCGTTCTCGGAACGCCGCGAAGCGCGGGTGCGGGGCTGGCACCGCCGGTTCTGCCTGTGGCAGCGGGGTTTTCGCGGCACGCCGGAGCGCCCCGGCGTGATGCTCGCCCTCGACCGGGGCGGGCAGTGCCGCGGCCTCGCCTATCGGCTGGCCGGCGACGACCTGCGGGCGGCCGTGCGGCCGGTCTGGCGGCGGGAGATGCGCGGGCGCGGCTACCAGGCCCGCTGGCTTACCGCCGAGACCGCCGAAGGACCGGTACCGACGCTCGCCTTCGTGGCCGACCGGGCGGGCGGGCGCTATGCCGGGCGGCTCACCGATGCGGAGATCGCCGACCGGATCGCCGCGGCCTGCGGCCCCATCGGCCCGAGCGCCGAATACCTGCTCAACACGGTGGCGGCCTGCGAGGCGATGGGCATCCGCGACCGCCACCTCTTCGCCATGCAGGCAATGGTCGCGGAACGGCTCGCCGCCTGCGACGAGTCCGCGGCTCAGAACAGCCCGACGCCGATGCCGGGCTGGGGCCGCGGCGGGTAG
- a CDS encoding alpha/beta hydrolase produces MADGLTFVLVHGAWHGGWCWVRVADILRREGHRVFTPTCTGLGERAHLLSKDITLDTFVRDVAGTIAAEELTQVVLVGHSFGGLAISGVAEAMPERLRHLVYLDALIVQPGRAPFDGLPPEVAAARRRAAAESSGGLSLPPPPAASFGVLDPADAAWVERRLTPHPLGTYESTLPIRGPVGNGLPRTYVDCTTPSYATLDGVKDWVRRQPGWGWREMATGHDAMVSAPGALARLLVELGGS; encoded by the coding sequence ATGGCGGATGGTCTGACCTTCGTGCTGGTGCACGGCGCCTGGCACGGCGGCTGGTGCTGGGTGCGCGTCGCCGACATCCTGCGGCGCGAAGGCCACCGGGTCTTCACCCCGACCTGCACCGGGCTGGGCGAGCGGGCGCACCTCCTCTCGAAAGACATCACCCTCGACACCTTCGTGCGCGACGTCGCCGGGACGATCGCGGCCGAGGAGCTGACGCAGGTCGTGCTGGTCGGGCATTCCTTCGGGGGGCTGGCGATCAGCGGCGTGGCGGAGGCCATGCCGGAGCGGCTGCGCCACCTCGTCTATCTCGATGCGCTGATCGTGCAGCCGGGCCGGGCGCCCTTCGACGGCCTGCCGCCCGAGGTGGCGGCGGCCCGCCGCCGCGCCGCCGCGGAATCGAGCGGGGGCTTGAGCCTGCCGCCGCCGCCGGCCGCTTCCTTCGGGGTGCTCGATCCGGCGGATGCGGCCTGGGTCGAGCGGCGCCTGACCCCGCACCCGCTCGGCACCTACGAGAGCACGCTGCCGATCCGCGGCCCGGTCGGCAACGGGCTGCCGCGCACCTATGTCGATTGCACCACGCCGTCCTACGCCACCCTGGACGGGGTCAAGGACTGGGTGCGGCGCCAGCCCGGCTGGGGCTGGCGTGAGATGGCCACCGGCCACGACGCCATGGTGAGCGCCCCCGGCGCGCTCGCGCGGTTGCTGGTGGAACTCGGCGGTAGTTGA
- the recG gene encoding ATP-dependent DNA helicase RecG: MSLRPSLLDPLFAPATVLPGAGPKVAVLIDKLVGTPERPARVVDLLFHLPQRGIARQLRGSIAEAPPGEPVTLGVTVVAHRPPQTAGRKPFRVLVEDQTGDITLVFFNLPRARIEKMLPLGSHRYVSGRIELWDGFRQMVHPSRILDEKGLADLPAVEPIYGATEGLTSRAIGKLAVSALDRLPVLPEWQDRSFLDRHGWPAFAEALRTEHRPAEAAETEEDLKTPARRRLAYDELLASQLALALVRSRMHRPPGRTNVGDGVLSRRIEAGLPFGLTGAQTRALAEIRGDMGSERRMLRLLQGDVGSGKTAVALLAMASAIEAGRQAAMMAPTEILARQHAERLRPMVEAVGLRLALLTGRDRVAERRATLAGLADGSIHIVVGTHALFQDDVAFHDLGLAVVDEQHRFGVHQRLALGGKGEAVDILVMTATPIPRTLALTYFGDMEVSVLDEKPAGRQPIKTVLVSTDRIEEVTLGLERALAKGDRVYWICPLVAESEYVDLAAAEERFSALRERFGADVGLVHGKMPGKDKDEAMERFAAGDTKILVSTTVVEVGVDVPQATVMVIEHAERFGLAQLHQLRGRVGRGSGASTCLLLFKGPLGQVSRARLEMMRETEDGFRIAEEDLRLRGEGEVLGTRQSGLANFRLARPEADGDLIVAARDDARLIVERDPGLKSERGDALRALLYLFERDAAVKLLQAG; the protein is encoded by the coding sequence ATGTCGCTGCGTCCCTCCCTGCTCGATCCCCTGTTTGCTCCCGCGACCGTGCTGCCGGGGGCCGGTCCCAAGGTCGCCGTGCTGATCGATAAGCTCGTCGGCACGCCGGAGCGCCCGGCCCGGGTGGTCGACCTCCTGTTCCACCTGCCGCAGCGCGGCATCGCCCGGCAGCTGCGCGGCTCGATCGCCGAGGCGCCGCCCGGCGAGCCGGTGACGCTGGGCGTCACGGTGGTGGCCCACCGTCCGCCGCAGACGGCCGGCCGCAAGCCCTTCCGGGTGCTGGTCGAGGACCAGACCGGCGACATCACCCTGGTGTTCTTCAACCTGCCGCGTGCCCGCATCGAGAAGATGCTGCCGCTCGGCAGCCACCGCTACGTGTCGGGCCGGATCGAGCTGTGGGACGGCTTCCGCCAGATGGTGCACCCGTCGCGCATTCTCGACGAGAAGGGCCTGGCCGACCTGCCGGCGGTGGAGCCGATCTACGGCGCCACCGAAGGCCTGACCTCGCGGGCGATCGGCAAGCTCGCGGTCTCGGCCCTCGACCGGCTCCCGGTCCTGCCCGAATGGCAGGACCGGTCCTTCCTCGACCGCCACGGCTGGCCGGCCTTCGCCGAGGCTTTGCGCACCGAGCACCGCCCGGCGGAGGCCGCCGAGACCGAGGAGGATCTGAAGACCCCGGCCCGGCGGCGGCTCGCCTACGACGAATTGCTCGCCTCGCAGCTGGCGCTGGCTCTCGTGCGCAGCCGGATGCACCGCCCGCCCGGCCGCACCAATGTCGGCGACGGCGTCCTGTCGCGGCGGATCGAGGCGGGCCTGCCGTTCGGACTCACCGGCGCGCAGACCCGGGCGCTCGCCGAGATCCGCGGCGACATGGGCTCCGAGCGGCGCATGCTGCGGCTGCTCCAGGGCGATGTCGGCTCGGGCAAGACCGCGGTGGCGCTCCTCGCCATGGCCTCCGCGATCGAGGCCGGCCGGCAGGCGGCGATGATGGCGCCGACCGAGATCCTGGCCCGTCAGCACGCCGAGCGCCTGCGGCCGATGGTGGAGGCGGTGGGGTTGAGGCTCGCGCTGCTCACCGGCCGCGACCGGGTGGCGGAGCGCCGGGCGACGCTCGCCGGCCTCGCCGACGGCTCGATCCACATCGTGGTCGGCACCCACGCGCTGTTCCAGGACGACGTGGCGTTCCACGATCTCGGCCTCGCGGTGGTGGACGAGCAGCACCGCTTCGGCGTGCACCAGCGCCTGGCGCTGGGGGGGAAGGGGGAGGCGGTCGACATCCTGGTGATGACCGCGACGCCGATCCCCCGCACGCTCGCGCTCACCTATTTCGGCGACATGGAGGTCTCGGTCCTCGACGAGAAGCCGGCCGGGCGCCAGCCGATCAAGACGGTGCTGGTCTCGACCGACCGGATCGAGGAGGTGACGCTGGGCCTGGAGCGGGCGCTCGCCAAGGGCGACCGGGTCTACTGGATCTGCCCGCTCGTCGCCGAATCCGAATATGTCGACCTCGCCGCCGCCGAGGAGCGGTTTTCCGCGTTGCGCGAGCGCTTCGGCGCGGATGTCGGCCTCGTCCACGGCAAGATGCCGGGCAAGGACAAGGACGAGGCGATGGAGCGCTTCGCCGCCGGCGACACCAAGATCCTGGTCTCGACCACCGTGGTGGAGGTCGGCGTGGACGTGCCGCAGGCCACCGTGATGGTGATCGAGCATGCCGAGCGCTTCGGCCTGGCGCAATTGCACCAGCTGCGCGGCCGGGTCGGGCGCGGCTCGGGCGCCTCGACCTGCCTGCTCCTGTTCAAGGGGCCGCTCGGCCAGGTCTCCCGGGCCCGGCTCGAGATGATGCGCGAGACCGAGGACGGGTTTCGCATCGCCGAGGAGGATCTTCGCCTGCGCGGCGAGGGCGAGGTCCTGGGCACACGGCAATCGGGGTTGGCCAATTTCCGCCTTGCCCGGCCAGAGGCCGACGGCGACCTGATCGTGGCGGCGCGGGACGATGCCCGGCTGATCGTCGAGCGCGATCCGGGCTTGAAGTCGGAGCGCGGCGACGCGTTGCGGGCGCTGCTCTACCTGTTCGAGCGCGACGCGGCGGTGAAGCTGCTCCAGGCGGGGTAG
- a CDS encoding FAD assembly factor SdhE, translating into MTGTTRTSADLDPRRRRTLYRSWHRGTREMDLIMGRFADAEIGTLTEEELDDFELLIEVPDRDLFRWITDEAEVPSNYDTAVYRRMKAFHQHGAPVDL; encoded by the coding sequence ATGACCGGCACCACCCGCACCAGCGCCGACCTCGATCCGCGCCGCCGCCGCACGCTCTACCGCTCCTGGCACCGGGGCACCCGCGAGATGGACCTGATCATGGGCCGCTTCGCGGATGCCGAGATCGGAACCCTCACGGAGGAGGAACTCGACGATTTCGAGCTGCTGATCGAGGTGCCGGACCGGGATCTGTTCCGCTGGATCACCGACGAGGCCGAGGTTCCGTCGAACTACGACACCGCGGTCTATCGCCGGATGAAGGCGTTCCATCAGCACGGGGCGCCGGTGGATCTGTGA
- the mfd gene encoding transcription-repair coupling factor: MAKPAPKPPAPPAPAKKPAAARFALPKSAALTKAVEALKAGDSATLARVPDGFDALVVADLARALSQVSEGPAVLVHVARDGTRSAAFASALSFVAPEIEVMSVPAWDCQPYDRISPNPAIAAQRMTALSRLARTRSSAEKPRILTTTVNALVQRVPPKSRIAVETFSAAPGNALDTDQIVAWLEANGFLRTGTVRDTGEYAVRGGIIDLSPPGLANPVRLDFFGDTLESIRAFDPETQRTIGQLRSLDLVPMSEVQLTTETIRRFRQGYVTTFGAATRDDRLYETISEGRRYAGIEHWMPLFYDHLDTLFDYVAGVPLILDHQADDAVAERLSQVQEYYDARSEALKERQSGTAPYKPLKPDALYLSPNEWAKRIDGATVARLAPFDVPEVSGRKLIDCEGLPGRSFAPERAQEGVNVFDAAVGHVRDLQASGHHVVLAAWSEGSRDRLCGVLTEHGLPKPKTITRLSDILAMKRGQDLGVAVWGLEGGFSAGQLAVVAEGDILGDRLVRPKRKAKRPQDVILEVQALAPGDLVVHADHGIGRFIGLKTVTAAGAPHDCLEIQYSGGLLLLPVENIELLTRYGSEDADVALDKLGGGAWQARKAKLKRRIMEMAGALIKVAAERFVKSAPKMAPPEGTYGEFAARFPYEETEDQEAAIAATLGDLTSGRPMDRLVCGDVGFGKTEVALRAAFVTALSGKQVAVVVPTTLLARQHARTFEARFKGLPVNVAQASRFVGNADLKKVREGLADGSVDIVVGTHALLAKNIVFKDLGLIIIDEEQHFGVAHKERLKALKSEVHVLTLSATPIPRTLQLAMTGVRELSIIATPPVDRLAVRTFVMPFDPLSIREALLRERYRGGQAFYVVPRIEHLEEVKRFLDREVPEAKVAVAHGQMAAGQLEDVMTAFYEGQYDILLATTIVESGLDIPTANTLIVHRADMFGLAQLYQLRGRVGRSKARAYALFTTPEGKALTVQAERRLSVLQSLDTLGAGFQLASHDLDIRGAGNLLGDEQSGHVKEVGYELYQQMLESAVAALKSGNALPTDEQWSPTIALGAPVTMPEEYVSDLSVRLGLYRRLATLENDRELESFGAEMIDRFGPMPPEVEELLKIVTIKILCRETNVEKVEAGPKGIVMHFRDRSFANPAKLAGYIADQRSFAKVRPDMSVVFIRDLATVAERLKETTGILRDLVKLITRKKAA; the protein is encoded by the coding sequence ATGGCCAAGCCCGCTCCCAAGCCCCCTGCCCCGCCCGCGCCTGCGAAAAAGCCCGCGGCCGCCCGCTTCGCCCTGCCGAAATCCGCGGCGCTGACCAAGGCGGTGGAGGCGCTGAAGGCCGGCGACAGCGCGACGCTGGCCCGCGTGCCGGACGGGTTCGACGCCCTGGTGGTGGCCGATCTCGCCCGGGCCCTGTCGCAGGTCTCCGAGGGGCCGGCGGTCCTGGTCCACGTCGCCCGCGACGGCACCCGCTCGGCGGCCTTCGCCAGCGCGCTGTCCTTCGTGGCGCCCGAGATCGAGGTGATGAGCGTCCCGGCCTGGGACTGCCAGCCCTACGACCGGATCTCGCCCAATCCCGCCATCGCCGCGCAGCGGATGACGGCCCTGTCGCGGCTTGCCCGCACCCGCTCCTCGGCCGAGAAGCCGCGCATCCTCACCACCACGGTCAACGCCCTGGTGCAAAGGGTGCCGCCCAAATCCCGCATCGCCGTCGAGACCTTCTCCGCCGCGCCGGGCAACGCGCTCGACACCGACCAGATCGTCGCCTGGCTCGAGGCCAACGGCTTCCTGCGCACCGGCACCGTGCGCGATACCGGCGAATACGCGGTGCGCGGCGGCATCATCGACCTGTCGCCGCCCGGGTTGGCCAACCCGGTCCGCCTCGACTTCTTCGGCGACACTCTCGAATCGATCCGCGCCTTCGATCCCGAGACCCAGCGCACCATCGGGCAGCTCCGCTCCCTCGACCTCGTGCCGATGAGCGAGGTGCAGCTCACCACCGAGACGATCCGGCGCTTCCGCCAGGGCTACGTCACGACCTTCGGCGCCGCGACCCGGGACGACCGGCTCTACGAGACGATCAGCGAGGGCCGGCGCTATGCCGGCATCGAGCACTGGATGCCGCTGTTCTACGACCACCTCGACACGCTGTTCGACTACGTCGCCGGCGTGCCCCTCATCCTCGACCACCAGGCCGACGACGCGGTGGCCGAGCGCCTGAGCCAGGTGCAGGAATACTACGACGCCCGCAGCGAGGCCTTGAAGGAGCGCCAGAGCGGCACCGCGCCCTACAAGCCGCTCAAACCCGACGCGCTCTACCTCTCGCCGAACGAGTGGGCGAAGCGCATCGACGGCGCCACCGTCGCCCGCCTTGCCCCCTTCGACGTGCCGGAGGTCTCGGGCCGCAAGCTGATCGACTGTGAGGGCCTGCCCGGCCGCAGCTTCGCGCCGGAGCGGGCGCAGGAGGGCGTCAACGTCTTCGACGCGGCGGTCGGCCACGTTCGCGATCTCCAGGCCTCGGGGCATCACGTCGTCCTGGCGGCGTGGTCGGAGGGGTCTCGCGATCGGCTCTGCGGCGTGCTGACCGAGCACGGATTGCCGAAGCCCAAGACCATCACGCGCCTCTCCGACATCCTGGCGATGAAGCGCGGCCAGGATCTCGGCGTCGCGGTCTGGGGCCTGGAGGGCGGGTTCTCGGCGGGCCAGCTCGCCGTGGTGGCCGAGGGCGACATCCTCGGCGACCGGCTGGTGCGGCCCAAGCGCAAGGCGAAGCGCCCGCAGGACGTGATCCTGGAGGTGCAGGCGCTCGCGCCCGGCGACCTCGTGGTCCATGCCGATCACGGCATCGGGCGGTTCATCGGCCTCAAGACCGTGACGGCGGCCGGCGCGCCGCACGATTGCCTGGAGATCCAGTATAGCGGCGGCCTGCTTCTGCTGCCGGTCGAGAATATCGAGCTTCTGACCCGCTACGGCTCCGAGGATGCCGACGTCGCCCTCGACAAGCTCGGCGGCGGGGCCTGGCAGGCGCGCAAGGCCAAGCTCAAGCGCCGGATCATGGAGATGGCCGGCGCCCTCATCAAGGTCGCGGCCGAGCGGTTCGTGAAGTCGGCGCCGAAGATGGCGCCGCCGGAAGGCACCTACGGCGAGTTCGCCGCCCGCTTCCCCTACGAGGAGACCGAGGACCAGGAGGCGGCGATCGCCGCGACGCTGGGCGACCTCACCTCCGGCCGGCCGATGGACCGGCTGGTCTGCGGCGATGTCGGCTTCGGCAAGACCGAGGTGGCGCTCCGCGCCGCCTTCGTCACCGCGCTCTCCGGCAAGCAGGTCGCGGTGGTGGTGCCGACCACGCTTCTCGCGCGCCAGCACGCCCGCACCTTCGAGGCGCGGTTCAAGGGCCTGCCGGTGAACGTCGCGCAGGCCTCCCGCTTCGTCGGCAATGCCGACCTGAAGAAGGTCCGGGAGGGGCTGGCCGACGGCTCGGTCGACATCGTCGTCGGCACCCACGCGCTGCTCGCCAAGAACATCGTGTTCAAGGATCTCGGCCTCATCATCATCGACGAGGAGCAGCATTTCGGCGTCGCCCACAAGGAGCGGCTGAAGGCGCTGAAGTCGGAGGTCCACGTCCTGACGCTCTCGGCGACGCCGATCCCGCGCACGCTCCAGCTCGCCATGACCGGGGTGCGCGAACTCTCGATCATCGCGACGCCGCCGGTCGATCGCCTGGCGGTGCGCACCTTCGTGATGCCGTTCGATCCGCTCTCGATCCGCGAGGCGCTGCTGCGCGAGCGCTATCGCGGTGGCCAGGCCTTCTACGTCGTGCCGCGCATCGAGCACCTGGAGGAGGTCAAGCGCTTCCTCGACCGCGAGGTGCCGGAGGCCAAGGTGGCGGTGGCCCACGGCCAGATGGCGGCGGGCCAGCTCGAGGACGTGATGACGGCCTTCTACGAGGGCCAGTACGACATCCTGCTCGCCACCACGATCGTCGAATCGGGCCTCGACATCCCGACCGCCAACACGCTGATCGTCCACCGCGCCGACATGTTCGGCCTTGCCCAGCTCTACCAGCTGCGCGGCCGCGTCGGCCGCTCCAAGGCCCGGGCCTACGCGCTGTTCACCACGCCGGAGGGCAAGGCCCTGACGGTGCAGGCGGAACGGCGCTTGAGCGTGCTGCAATCCCTCGACACGCTCGGGGCCGGCTTCCAGCTCGCCAGCCACGACCTCGACATCCGCGGGGCCGGCAACCTGCTCGGCGACGAGCAGTCCGGCCACGTCAAGGAAGTGGGCTACGAACTCTACCAGCAGATGCTGGAGAGCGCGGTCGCGGCGCTCAAATCCGGCAACGCGCTGCCGACCGACGAGCAATGGTCGCCGACCATCGCGCTCGGCGCCCCCGTCACCATGCCGGAGGAATACGTCTCGGATCTTTCGGTGCGGCTCGGCCTCTATCGCCGCCTCGCGACGCTGGAGAACGACCGCGAACTCGAGAGCTTCGGCGCCGAGATGATCGACCGCTTCGGCCCGATGCCGCCGGAGGTGGAAGAGCTTCTCAAGATCGTGACGATCAAGATCCTGTGCCGCGAGACCAACGTCGAGAAGGTCGAGGCCGGCCCGAAGGGCATCGTCATGCACTTCCGCGACCGGTCCTTCGCCAACCCGGCCAAGCTCGCCGGCTACATCGCCGACCAGCGCTCCTTCGCCAAGGTGCGGCCGGACATGAGCGTGGTCTTCATCCGCGATCTCGCCACGGTGGCGGAGCGGCTGAAGGAGACGACGGGGATTTTGCGGGATCTGGTGAAGCTGATCACGCGCAAGAAGGCGGCGTGA
- a CDS encoding DUF3617 domain-containing protein — MPLHLIGGGLVGLTLVAASTLAAADTLPARKAGLWESKTVSAEGNTTARQCIDEKTDQMAQGALGAGQCSKRDFVKTSTGYKGETECKIGPISASGTSVITGDFASKVHMDVDTTLTGIPNTKEPVRRKMVIDATYLGPCEAGQSPGDIILPDGKIVKMPQGVGR, encoded by the coding sequence ATGCCCTTGCATCTGATCGGTGGCGGACTCGTCGGTCTCACCCTCGTGGCGGCGAGCACGCTGGCGGCCGCCGACACCCTGCCGGCGCGCAAGGCCGGCCTGTGGGAGAGCAAGACCGTCTCGGCGGAGGGCAACACGACCGCCCGCCAATGCATCGACGAGAAGACCGACCAGATGGCGCAAGGCGCGCTCGGCGCCGGGCAGTGCTCGAAGCGCGATTTCGTCAAGACGAGCACCGGCTACAAGGGCGAGACCGAGTGCAAGATCGGCCCGATCTCGGCCAGTGGCACCAGCGTGATCACCGGCGACTTCGCCAGCAAGGTCCACATGGACGTGGACACGACGCTGACCGGCATCCCCAACACGAAGGAGCCGGTCCGGCGCAAGATGGTGATCGACGCCACCTATCTCGGGCCGTGCGAGGCGGGGCAGAGCCCCGGGGACATCATCCTGCCGGATGGGAAGATCGTGAAGATGCCGCAGGGGGTGGGGCGGTAG